In a single window of the Thermodesulfobacteriota bacterium genome:
- a CDS encoding AIPR family protein — protein sequence MHRIIKSHLDNFSKSFEIIDLDENTQFEMFANYTVITPRVGAEFELEDITTSNSDDGMDGVAILIDEEVIVSDADANTIFKSDKKNHDVEIVFIQAKRGEQFDLGEFLKFKESIIRFVDSDNFTVNDDVQINAHEIYEVCLKNVPKIRGGKPQITARFIATGVYREPEALEKAKKKLERSLKETGYFAGIDVKFIGRDELTDLWVSTYAGIQAQLPIFSNAPLPKISGIEEAYLVVAKAKDVVENLLENDDGNLRTQVFEENVRSFLGIDNPVNKSIAETINDAKASTRFPVLNNGITIVSPDVRVQGNILHLENYQIVNGCQTSNVLYENRKNLNDRIMVNLKIIETSNEDVFAELVRATNSQSKIEDTQFFSLRPIVKRVEQYFDSFEDSDGRLYFERRDKQFVGRDIPAVRVFSVNTAAKCVSAMFLHRPELSYRYPKQMYEDLGEKIFADDNKEILFYCASLALYRIHLLISNGTIPQNMRKYKWHILAILRVIISGKEMPALNARKIEPYCQKIVDALSKHGTAAITPIKKAVTIVTSLGEISGDRLKRQAVLDEMLKAGKLY from the coding sequence ATGCATCGGATAATAAAATCTCATTTAGATAATTTTTCAAAAAGCTTTGAGATAATCGACCTTGACGAGAATACACAATTCGAGATGTTTGCAAACTACACCGTTATAACTCCACGAGTAGGTGCTGAGTTCGAACTTGAAGATATTACCACGAGTAATAGCGATGACGGCATGGATGGAGTTGCGATTTTAATAGACGAAGAGGTCATCGTATCAGATGCTGACGCTAATACCATATTCAAATCCGACAAAAAAAATCACGATGTGGAAATTGTGTTCATACAGGCAAAACGAGGTGAGCAGTTTGATCTAGGAGAGTTTTTGAAGTTTAAAGAATCAATTATCCGTTTTGTCGATTCAGATAATTTTACAGTAAATGATGACGTTCAGATAAATGCCCATGAAATTTACGAAGTATGTTTAAAAAATGTTCCAAAAATCCGAGGAGGGAAGCCACAAATCACGGCAAGATTTATAGCAACTGGTGTTTATCGAGAACCAGAAGCACTGGAGAAGGCCAAAAAAAAGCTAGAGCGCTCTTTAAAAGAAACAGGATATTTTGCAGGCATTGACGTTAAATTCATTGGTCGAGATGAGCTTACCGATCTTTGGGTTTCTACTTACGCTGGCATACAAGCCCAACTTCCGATTTTTAGCAATGCACCGCTTCCTAAAATATCCGGAATTGAGGAAGCATATTTGGTGGTTGCAAAGGCTAAAGATGTTGTTGAAAACCTTCTTGAAAATGATGATGGCAATTTACGAACGCAGGTATTTGAAGAAAATGTCAGATCGTTTTTGGGGATAGATAATCCAGTAAACAAGTCTATCGCTGAAACAATCAATGACGCTAAAGCGTCAACTAGATTTCCAGTCCTGAATAACGGAATAACAATCGTTAGTCCGGATGTAAGGGTGCAAGGGAATATTCTTCATCTTGAAAACTATCAAATTGTAAATGGCTGCCAGACGTCAAATGTTCTTTATGAGAATCGAAAGAATCTTAATGATCGAATAATGGTTAACTTAAAAATTATTGAGACTTCCAACGAAGATGTTTTCGCAGAACTTGTCCGGGCAACTAACAGTCAATCTAAAATTGAAGACACTCAATTTTTCTCACTAAGGCCAATTGTAAAGAGGGTTGAGCAATATTTTGATTCTTTTGAGGATAGCGACGGTCGCTTGTATTTTGAGCGCAGAGACAAACAGTTTGTGGGCAGAGATATTCCTGCCGTTAGGGTTTTCTCAGTAAACACTGCCGCAAAGTGCGTATCAGCAATGTTTCTTCACCGGCCAGAGCTTTCATACCGATATCCTAAACAGATGTATGAGGATCTTGGCGAGAAGATATTTGCAGATGACAACAAGGAAATTCTCTTTTACTGCGCGTCATTGGCTTTATATAGAATCCATCTTCTTATTTCAAATGGGACAATTCCCCAAAACATGCGTAAGTATAAGTGGCATATTCTTGCGATTCTTAGAGTAATTATCTCTGGAAAAGAAATGCCAGCCCTAAATGCAAGAAAGATTGAGCCTTACTGCCAAAAAATTGTTGATGCACTCTCTAAACATGGAACTGCGGCAATAACCCCTATTAAGAAGGCTGTGACAATAGTGACGTCCCTTGGCGAAATATCTGGTGACAGATTGAAGAGGCAGGCAGTACTTGATGAAATGCTAAAGGCGGGCAAATTGTATTGA
- a CDS encoding AAA family ATPase, which yields MRIKSITAKNIVPVRNFGADDLADMVFLAGPNGIGKSRLIEAILAYLRDPRVNPNMHMIVEATSQSEKTEWSKNTLNLSDNGDCQKLRQTLQKNQSRRNFCSSILYYESNRQITNLKPLQFTWEYKDPYVEQVGWDFSFRPLTGRAQDTIHSIFKKIQSQKTSIANRAIQLKSEGKDSMNLSFSDPLDPFREAFEQLLSPKKLLGVNMQDNSLRIQDGEVEITEKALSSGEREVLNIVFDFILRQPSDCIVFFDEPELHLHPELANKLIATLKTVGKGNQFIFCTHSAELLSGSLDNSVIFIQPHGDAVKNQAVAVGIENDTYDALKAIGQSIGVVSLGKKIVLIEGTKASLDKKTYLQIIKGRFPNLVLVPCEGKHTIQSFGHIADSVLSRTIWGVEFFLLADRDVFPHELATKIDASGLHNRVRCLDRYHLENYFLDEVILSKVFEEMEDDGSWLRDPQKLMDELRQIAQSRIGYAVGLTVSKFIRDSVGNVDLMVSGCQSMDCGQLQNATAKRAEEELTRVRSALCEEAIVRKTHEYFEAFSEAIKSGTWKKDIPGKQVLSVFAQKAKLNEDRLKTLYIRKAMETDAISNPFNDIIAIFDSFTQ from the coding sequence GTGAGAATCAAGTCAATCACTGCCAAAAATATCGTTCCGGTGCGGAACTTCGGTGCCGATGACCTTGCCGATATGGTCTTTCTGGCAGGTCCTAATGGAATCGGGAAATCTAGACTGATTGAGGCAATTCTGGCCTACTTACGTGATCCGAGGGTGAATCCCAACATGCACATGATAGTTGAAGCGACATCACAATCTGAGAAAACCGAGTGGAGCAAGAACACCCTCAATCTTAGTGATAATGGGGATTGCCAGAAGTTACGGCAGACACTTCAGAAAAACCAAAGCAGGAGGAATTTCTGCAGCAGCATCCTATATTATGAAAGCAACCGTCAGATTACAAATCTGAAGCCTCTTCAATTCACTTGGGAGTACAAAGACCCATACGTGGAACAGGTAGGTTGGGATTTCTCCTTCCGACCACTAACAGGTCGTGCCCAGGATACAATACATAGCATCTTCAAGAAGATACAAAGCCAAAAGACATCCATCGCCAACAGAGCGATTCAATTGAAGAGTGAAGGCAAGGATTCAATGAATCTGTCATTCAGTGACCCGCTCGATCCATTTCGCGAGGCTTTCGAGCAGTTGCTGTCACCGAAGAAGTTGCTGGGCGTAAATATGCAGGATAATTCGTTGCGAATTCAGGACGGCGAAGTTGAGATAACAGAAAAGGCATTGAGTTCAGGCGAGCGCGAGGTTCTCAATATTGTATTCGACTTCATCCTGAGGCAGCCATCAGACTGCATTGTGTTTTTTGATGAGCCTGAGTTGCATCTACACCCAGAACTGGCAAACAAACTTATAGCCACACTGAAGACCGTTGGGAAAGGAAATCAATTCATATTCTGCACCCACTCGGCGGAGTTATTGTCCGGTAGCTTGGATAACTCAGTTATCTTTATCCAGCCGCACGGAGACGCGGTTAAGAATCAGGCCGTTGCTGTAGGCATCGAGAATGACACTTATGATGCGTTAAAGGCAATTGGGCAATCGATAGGTGTGGTGTCTCTGGGAAAGAAAATCGTGCTCATTGAGGGGACAAAGGCCTCTTTGGATAAAAAAACTTATCTGCAGATCATTAAGGGGAGATTTCCGAACCTCGTTCTCGTGCCGTGTGAAGGCAAACATACGATACAATCATTCGGTCATATTGCAGACTCGGTTCTGTCGAGAACCATCTGGGGCGTGGAATTCTTTCTACTTGCTGATCGTGATGTATTTCCTCATGAGTTGGCGACAAAGATCGATGCGAGTGGGCTACATAATAGAGTTAGGTGTCTCGATAGATACCATTTGGAGAACTACTTTTTAGACGAAGTGATTTTATCGAAGGTCTTTGAGGAGATGGAGGATGATGGGTCGTGGTTAAGGGATCCACAGAAATTGATGGATGAGTTACGACAAATTGCTCAATCTCGCATCGGCTATGCCGTAGGTTTAACCGTCTCAAAGTTTATAAGAGATTCCGTTGGGAATGTAGATTTAATGGTGAGTGGGTGTCAGAGCATGGATTGTGGTCAACTTCAAAATGCCACTGCCAAGCGCGCAGAGGAGGAGTTAACTCGAGTTCGGTCTGCGCTTTGCGAAGAAGCCATCGTTAGAAAGACGCATGAGTATTTCGAGGCGTTTTCAGAGGCAATAAAAAGTGGCACATGGAAAAAAGACATCCCAGGCAAGCAGGTTCTGAGTGTTTTCGCACAGAAGGCTAAGCTGAACGAGGACCGCCTCAAGACACTTTACATTAGGAAAGCCATGGAAACGGACGCTATAAGTAACCCTTTTAACGATATTATCGCAATCTTTGACAGTTTTACGCAATGA
- a CDS encoding DUF4258 domain-containing protein: MSEFLNRIKILVRNKDIRISEHGYDELADDGLTAREVISGVPEAVVVEEYSDYSKGPCVLLLQRDRMGSAIHVVWGIPKGYNKPAVLVTAYRPDSERWDETFTRRL, encoded by the coding sequence TTGAGCGAATTTCTTAACCGCATAAAGATTTTGGTCCGTAATAAGGATATCCGGATCTCTGAACACGGATACGATGAGCTGGCGGATGATGGGCTTACTGCAAGGGAAGTTATTTCCGGTGTGCCTGAAGCGGTTGTGGTCGAGGAATATTCGGACTATTCCAAAGGCCCCTGTGTTCTACTGCTCCAGCGGGACCGAATGGGATCGGCAATTCATGTTGTCTGGGGAATTCCAAAGGGTTATAATAAACCAGCCGTTCTGGTTACGGCCTATCGCCCGGATTCGGAGCGGTGGGATGAAACATTTACGCGGAGGTTGTAA
- a CDS encoding addiction module antidote protein, with protein sequence MRKATEKYENNLKEDLRDPVEAAEYLNAALEDGSLEVFLLALKDVANAKGISEIARQTKLNRENLYRILSTQGNPKLKSLNSVLRSVGLKLSVEVEKRISASA encoded by the coding sequence ATGAGGAAAGCAACGGAAAAATACGAAAATAATCTCAAGGAAGACCTTCGTGATCCGGTTGAAGCCGCCGAATATTTAAACGCCGCGCTGGAGGATGGTTCACTGGAAGTGTTTTTATTGGCCTTAAAAGACGTTGCCAATGCCAAGGGCATTTCGGAAATAGCACGGCAAACGAAACTCAACCGCGAAAATCTTTATCGAATTCTTTCCACGCAAGGAAATCCAAAATTAAAAAGCCTGAACTCCGTTCTTCGTAGTGTCGGCCTGAAACTGTCCGTTGAGGTAGAAAAGCGGATTTCAGCATCCGCATAA
- a CDS encoding type II toxin-antitoxin system RelE/ParE family toxin: MDDSKIELLEYVTEDGDNPFHGWLNSLKDRSARARIRVRLNRVRLGNFGDCKPVGKGVSELRLDYGPGYRVYYGKLEKAIVLLLCGGSKKSQPKDIQLAQAYWADFQRRTK; encoded by the coding sequence ATGGATGATTCAAAGATAGAACTTCTCGAATATGTAACCGAAGACGGCGATAATCCATTTCATGGCTGGCTAAACTCCCTGAAAGATCGATCCGCACGGGCGCGGATTCGCGTCAGGTTGAATCGTGTAAGGCTTGGAAACTTTGGAGATTGCAAACCTGTAGGGAAAGGCGTCAGTGAGTTACGCCTGGATTATGGTCCGGGATACCGGGTTTATTATGGAAAGCTGGAGAAGGCCATAGTGCTGTTACTGTGCGGGGGGTCAAAAAAATCTCAGCCAAAAGATATTCAGTTGGCTCAAGCATATTGGGCCGATTTCCAACGGAGAACGAAATGA
- a CDS encoding class I SAM-dependent methyltransferase, which translates to MDIPRLFNITESAHRIHNPFTPEKLATLGEALRLETGTRVLDLGSGSGEMLCTWARDYGVIGTGIDMSRLFTEQAKLRAEELGVADQVKFIHGDAAGFVSDEKAGVAACVGATWIAGGVVGTIALLARSLRPGGIILIGEPYWRQLPPTDDVARGCLAGSISDFLLLPELLASFGRLGYDVVEMVLADQDGWDRYEAAKWLTMRRWLDANPDDELAKEVRAKLTSEPERYAAYTREYLGWGVFALMERPSVEAEKRISASA; encoded by the coding sequence ATGGACATTCCACGGCTCTTCAACATCACCGAAAGTGCTCACCGCATCCATAATCCGTTCACACCCGAAAAGCTCGCCACTCTCGGCGAGGCGCTGCGCTTGGAAACGGGGACCCGCGTGCTCGACCTCGGCAGCGGTTCGGGGGAGATGCTGTGCACCTGGGCACGCGATTACGGCGTCATCGGCACCGGCATCGACATGAGCCGGTTGTTCACCGAGCAAGCAAAACTGCGTGCTGAAGAACTCGGTGTCGCCGATCAAGTCAAGTTCATCCATGGCGACGCCGCCGGCTTCGTCTCCGACGAGAAGGCCGGTGTGGCAGCCTGTGTCGGCGCCACCTGGATCGCCGGGGGAGTCGTAGGCACCATCGCGCTTCTGGCGCGGAGCCTCCGCCCAGGAGGGATCATCCTCATCGGCGAGCCCTACTGGCGGCAGTTACCGCCGACGGATGATGTTGCCAGGGGGTGTCTGGCCGGCTCAATCTCCGACTTTCTCCTGCTTCCGGAACTTCTCGCGTCTTTCGGCCGCCTCGGCTACGACGTCGTGGAAATGGTTCTGGCGGACCAGGACGGCTGGGACAGGTACGAGGCGGCCAAGTGGCTCACCATGCGCCGATGGCTTGACGCCAATCCCGACGACGAGTTGGCAAAAGAGGTTCGAGCCAAACTGACCTCGGAACCCGAGCGCTACGCCGCCTACACGCGTGAATACCTGGGCTGGGGCGTGTTCGCGCTGATGGAGCGGCCCTCCGTTGAGGCAGAAAAGCGGATTTCAGCATCCGCATAA